From a region of the Nonlabens dokdonensis DSW-6 genome:
- a CDS encoding DUF1573 domain-containing protein, with product MKKVFYILITALILIASTVLIVKWDQWKYYFRLDNTTLAKNLVVAPENEEFQIGKASTYVFNVKNTGSKELRIENILTECECLISDIESQTIDAGESSKVTIQFTPENRGEFTKYAMIEANTAPPYTVMTIEGEVR from the coding sequence ATGAAAAAAGTTTTTTACATTTTAATAACTGCCCTTATATTAATAGCAAGCACTGTTCTAATAGTTAAATGGGATCAGTGGAAATATTATTTTAGATTAGATAACACTACACTCGCCAAAAATCTAGTTGTTGCACCAGAAAACGAGGAGTTTCAAATAGGTAAAGCTTCCACTTATGTCTTTAACGTGAAAAATACTGGCTCGAAGGAATTAAGGATTGAAAATATTCTGACAGAATGTGAGTGTTTAATTTCAGATATTGAATCTCAAACTATCGATGCTGGAGAGTCCAGTAAGGTCACTATTCAATTTACTCCTGAAAATCGAGGCGAATTTACTAAATATGCCATGATTGAAGCAAACACAGCTCCGCCATATACGGTAATGACTATAGAAGGTGAGGTTAGATAA
- a CDS encoding OsmC family protein has translation MRSTFCSGVDLSGAIDIIHILKKQRQEITSYKVEVEGDRYLLDDSMPFKSMHVKVILEGEIDAQKAQKAADLSFEKYCSVSKSFDKCVETTYAVELKTV, from the coding sequence GTGCGTTCTACTTTTTGCTCAGGAGTTGATTTAAGTGGTGCCATAGATATTATTCATATTCTTAAAAAACAACGTCAAGAAATTACTAGTTATAAAGTAGAAGTAGAAGGCGATCGTTACCTATTAGATGACTCCATGCCTTTTAAATCTATGCACGTTAAAGTGATTCTAGAAGGAGAAATAGATGCTCAAAAAGCACAAAAAGCAGCGGATTTAAGCTTTGAAAAGTACTGCTCTGTTTCTAAGAGTTTTGATAAGTGTGTTGAGACTACTTATGCAGTTGAATTAAAAACAGTTTAA